A portion of the Parcubacteria group bacterium genome contains these proteins:
- a CDS encoding DNA primase — translation MSSPVDQIKERLSIVDIVSSYLKLEKAGRNFKARCPFHTEKSPSFFVSPERETFHCFGCDKGGDIFTFVEEIEGVDFSGALKILADRAGVILTAHSKEESDERKRLFELLEDITLHWTEKLLEAKDVLEYLTKRGLTEETIRSFRLGYAPDGWSDAAAFLKSRGWKDEELFTGGIAIRATSGKIYDRFRGRIMFPIADASGRVIGFSGRIFSAADPKAAKYVNSPETPLFHKSRVLYGYDKAKLAIRQMKSCVLVEGQMDLLLSHQAGATNTIATSGTALTTDQLTFLKRLTDTVVFAYDADVAGLNASRRGIDLALEHGFTVSVARLPKGKDPADVVLEDKDKWHEILKAREHAIEFYINVLKEHTPNEHIFRRKVEEVVVPYIAKIGRPIEQAHFVVRVAEALKLDAEPVWRAVKEASKASTEKVRTSASTPSVVSNVVHEKALHPALRRLLGIVLWQKSCEKPVVTITEVGDKVKNLCDISISGILEAIDEKGRERMIFEAEMYYKDSEGLLREVDELLLSLREAELKKHLESAHLKLHRAELKGEIGEINEALRAYASLTREYNEIAEVKKARAKEL, via the coding sequence ATGTCTTCTCCTGTAGACCAAATCAAAGAACGGCTCTCCATCGTCGATATTGTCTCTTCGTATTTAAAGCTCGAGAAAGCTGGGAGGAATTTTAAGGCGCGTTGCCCCTTCCATACAGAAAAGTCTCCTTCTTTTTTCGTCTCTCCAGAACGGGAAACGTTCCATTGTTTTGGGTGTGACAAAGGGGGAGATATTTTCACATTTGTGGAGGAGATAGAGGGCGTGGACTTCTCTGGCGCCTTAAAGATTCTTGCTGACCGGGCGGGAGTAATCCTTACTGCACACAGCAAAGAAGAAAGTGATGAGCGCAAGCGTCTTTTCGAGCTTCTCGAAGACATTACCTTGCATTGGACGGAGAAGCTCCTGGAAGCAAAGGATGTTCTCGAATACCTCACCAAGCGTGGTCTTACTGAAGAAACAATACGTTCATTTCGTCTGGGGTATGCTCCGGATGGTTGGAGTGACGCCGCTGCCTTTCTAAAGAGTAGGGGGTGGAAGGACGAGGAGCTCTTTACCGGAGGGATTGCCATCCGCGCAACCAGCGGCAAGATCTACGATCGTTTTCGAGGACGGATTATGTTCCCCATCGCCGATGCTTCGGGACGGGTTATTGGTTTCTCCGGAAGAATCTTTAGCGCTGCCGACCCGAAGGCGGCAAAGTATGTGAACAGCCCCGAGACGCCGCTTTTTCATAAATCACGAGTACTCTACGGCTATGACAAGGCGAAACTTGCGATCCGACAGATGAAGAGTTGTGTCTTGGTCGAGGGGCAGATGGATCTATTGCTCTCCCACCAAGCGGGCGCCACCAACACGATTGCGACTTCGGGAACAGCGCTTACTACTGACCAACTTACCTTCTTGAAGAGGCTGACAGACACTGTCGTCTTCGCATACGATGCCGATGTCGCCGGGCTGAATGCTTCTCGCCGAGGTATCGACCTTGCGCTTGAACACGGCTTCACAGTCTCTGTCGCGCGTCTCCCCAAAGGTAAAGACCCGGCAGATGTGGTGCTTGAAGACAAAGACAAATGGCACGAGATCTTGAAGGCCCGCGAACACGCGATAGAGTTTTATATTAATGTTTTGAAAGAGCACACACCAAACGAGCACATCTTTCGCCGCAAGGTCGAAGAGGTGGTAGTGCCCTATATAGCCAAGATCGGCCGCCCAATAGAACAAGCGCACTTTGTGGTCCGAGTAGCAGAGGCACTCAAGCTTGATGCGGAGCCGGTCTGGCGAGCGGTGAAGGAAGCCTCGAAGGCCTCAACAGAAAAGGTGAGGACAAGCGCCTCGACACCGAGCGTTGTTTCTAATGTCGTTCATGAAAAGGCGCTGCATCCCGCACTGCGGAGACTACTCGGCATTGTCCTGTGGCAAAAGTCATGTGAAAAGCCAGTGGTCACTATTACTGAAGTGGGAGATAAAGTAAAAAATCTTTGTGATATTTCTATCTCCGGGATACTAGAGGCCATTGATGAGAAGGGGCGTGAGAGAATGATTTTCGAGGCCGAGATGTACTACAAAGATTCGGAGGGGCTTCTGCGCGAAGTCGACGAGCTACTCTTGTCGCTCCGTGAAGCGGAACTCAAAAAGCATCTCGAAAGTGCCCACCTGAAGCTCCATCGGGCCGAACTTAAAGGAGAAATAGGTGAAATCAATGAGGCGCTACGTGCGTATGCCTCGCTCACGCGCGAATATAATGAAATCGCGGAAGTGAAAAAGGCAAGAGCTAAAGAGTTGTAA
- a CDS encoding sigma-70 family RNA polymerase sigma factor, translated as MKGKRASKAKKAPVAKKGKKKAPKTRVARGKGKAVSKAPVSKKEKEARDAKLEKLIIRGRERRFVTHDELLKEFPTIEDDIVFLERVYERLSAEGVELVEAGSLLAADETPMFDGKITAHEETSIDSVQMYLKEIGRYSLISAAEEKSLARRIKEGDEDARHLLAKANLRLVVSIAKRYVGRSRDLTLLDLIQEGNIGLYKAIEKFEPTKGFKFSTYATWWIRQAITRALADQSRTIRIPVHMVETIAKYKQVVRRLAQDLGRDPLAEEIAAEMGLDVKKIYIIQNIDQDTISLESPVGEDDEKSTFGDFIEDEKIDSPSQEASLRILRDQIKEILDDLSPKERKILEMRHGLIDGTVHTLEEVGREFGVTRERIRQIEAKAHEKIRHHDRARRLESY; from the coding sequence ATGAAGGGCAAGCGTGCTTCTAAGGCAAAGAAGGCTCCTGTAGCCAAGAAAGGCAAGAAAAAGGCCCCCAAGACTCGTGTGGCGCGTGGTAAGGGCAAGGCCGTCTCCAAAGCTCCTGTCAGCAAGAAAGAGAAGGAGGCGCGTGACGCAAAGCTCGAAAAGCTCATTATCCGAGGACGTGAGCGTCGTTTTGTGACCCACGACGAACTCCTCAAGGAATTTCCTACCATTGAAGATGATATTGTGTTTCTGGAGCGCGTCTACGAACGTTTGAGCGCCGAAGGAGTCGAGCTTGTGGAAGCGGGGTCGCTCCTTGCTGCAGATGAGACGCCTATGTTTGACGGCAAGATTACTGCTCATGAAGAGACCTCTATCGACTCTGTGCAGATGTATCTTAAAGAGATCGGCCGCTACTCGCTCATTTCTGCCGCCGAAGAAAAGTCGCTCGCGCGGCGCATTAAAGAAGGGGACGAAGACGCGCGTCACCTCCTCGCCAAGGCGAACCTCCGTCTCGTTGTTTCTATTGCGAAGCGCTACGTCGGCCGAAGCCGCGATCTGACCCTCCTCGACCTCATCCAAGAGGGGAACATTGGGCTATACAAAGCGATTGAGAAATTCGAACCAACCAAAGGCTTCAAGTTTTCAACATATGCTACATGGTGGATTCGGCAGGCAATTACGCGCGCGCTCGCTGACCAGTCGCGAACCATTCGTATTCCTGTCCACATGGTGGAGACCATCGCGAAGTACAAGCAGGTGGTGCGTCGGCTTGCCCAAGACTTGGGTCGCGACCCCTTGGCAGAAGAGATTGCCGCAGAGATGGGGCTCGACGTGAAAAAGATTTACATAATTCAAAACATTGACCAAGACACCATTTCGCTCGAGAGTCCGGTGGGCGAGGATGATGAGAAATCAACCTTCGGCGACTTTATCGAAGACGAAAAGATAGATTCTCCATCGCAAGAGGCATCACTACGTATTCTTCGAGATCAAATCAAAGAGATATTGGATGATCTTTCTCCCAAGGAGCGCAAGATTCTCGAAATGCGTCACGGCCTTATTGACGGCACTGTCCACACCTTGGAAGAGGTGGGGCGTGAGTTTGGTGTGACCCGTGAACGTATTCGCCAAATCGAAGCCAAGGCACACGAGAAGATTCGTCACCACGACCGCGCACGAAGACTCGAGAGTTATTAA
- the rpoC gene encoding DNA-directed RNA polymerase subunit beta': MKTTQEIRNFDVLTLKLASPEDIRSWSFGEVAKAETINYRTGRAERGGLFDERVFGPTKDYECYCGKYRRVRYKNIVCEKCGVEVTRSIVRRERMGHIELASPVAHIWFVRNIPSRVGLVLGLTLAEVERVIYFSGYIITNVFEDERNRVSKELEAEFKAKTKAATSADEKKRLEDLYHTTKDELAELQVGKVLDGVEYQKYSLRYSTVFAAGIGAEALYEMLTRIDLEKLEAGLTNALEDASAATRGKLHRRLGIVRSLRRANLRPEWMFLTVIPVLPPQLRPMVALDGGRHATSDVNDLYRRVINRNNRLKKLIEVKAPEVILRNEKRILQEAVDALIDNAMRRGSQTAQATAAASRRELKSLAENLKGKQGLFRQNLLGKRVDYSGRSVIVVGPNLRLNQCGLPKHMALELFRPFIISKMLAREMAFNIRGANRLIEEAGPEVWAILEEVISDKYVLLNRAPTLHRLGIQAFKPILIETNAIELHPLVCPAFNADFDGDQMAVHVPLSAKAQEEARTLMAADKNILKPGNAEPTISAKLLDIVLGCFWVTKMIPGAKGEGMIFHSPNAAITAYDYFAVDLRASIKVLGTDSPKYRAFDGKPFETTIGRLLFNSILPKDYPYINAEIGRKIVAEIMADLIDVYEFERVASILDRIKDFGFKFATHSGITWSYSDMKIPKEKEAIIAAALSETEILAVQYNEGLLSDEERYRKAIEIWQRAKMAVEERMPHTLDQNGPVYDMWKSGARGQIGQITQMSGMKGLITNTVGRILEHPVISSYKEGLTPIEYFITTHGARYGLTTTALQTARAGYLTRRLVDVAQDLIIMDDDCGDRTGRKVERQKSGTEIGTELSKAIMGRVLAKDVVKEDGSVLYSKGTVLRGKDVARVEKESAGEIFVRTPLTCKATHGLCRSCYGLDLGRYKLVEKGEAVGIIAAQAIGEPGTQLTMRTFHLGGVAGEDITMGLPRVEEIFERRPPKNPAIITKTGGTVLEIKKEKTGERTIIVAPDVEGKSKKSDTIAYAIPYGRTPAVKEGAEVAKGDFLTDGSADLTELFKYGGKERAEEYIVSEIARVYDLQGASVSRKHIEVIVRQMLSRRRIKETGSTKFSVGDIIEEVHMNEENERVVEEGGEEAKGERLILGISDVALSTKSFLSSASFQNTTKVLIRAALRGATDALRGIKENVIIGRLIPAGTGFRHVAKEEVVEEEAEEETEEVKA, encoded by the coding sequence ATGAAAACAACTCAAGAAATTCGAAACTTTGATGTTCTGACCTTGAAACTCGCTTCGCCCGAGGACATTCGCTCGTGGTCTTTTGGTGAGGTGGCAAAAGCCGAAACGATTAACTATCGCACCGGCCGCGCAGAGCGCGGAGGCCTCTTCGATGAGCGCGTTTTTGGACCGACCAAGGACTATGAATGTTACTGTGGTAAATACCGTCGCGTGCGTTACAAGAACATCGTCTGTGAGAAATGTGGCGTGGAGGTTACACGCTCGATTGTTCGCCGCGAACGTATGGGTCACATTGAACTCGCAAGCCCCGTTGCGCACATTTGGTTTGTACGCAACATCCCTTCTCGCGTGGGTCTTGTCCTCGGACTTACATTAGCCGAGGTGGAACGGGTCATTTACTTCTCCGGATACATCATCACCAACGTTTTTGAAGACGAGCGAAATCGAGTCTCAAAGGAACTCGAAGCAGAGTTTAAGGCAAAGACAAAGGCGGCTACTAGCGCCGATGAGAAGAAGCGCCTGGAAGACCTCTATCACACGACAAAAGACGAACTCGCCGAACTCCAGGTGGGGAAGGTGCTTGATGGTGTCGAGTACCAGAAGTATTCGCTCCGCTACAGCACGGTCTTTGCCGCAGGTATCGGCGCCGAAGCGCTCTACGAAATGCTCACACGGATTGACTTGGAAAAGCTCGAAGCGGGCCTCACCAACGCACTCGAAGATGCATCTGCCGCGACGCGTGGGAAACTCCACCGCAGGCTCGGTATTGTGCGGTCACTTCGCCGAGCGAACCTTCGCCCGGAATGGATGTTCTTGACCGTCATTCCTGTCTTACCACCACAACTTCGTCCCATGGTCGCCTTGGACGGAGGTCGTCACGCCACATCCGATGTGAACGACTTGTACCGCCGCGTCATCAACCGCAACAACCGTTTGAAGAAACTGATTGAGGTCAAAGCTCCTGAAGTTATTTTACGAAACGAAAAACGCATCCTCCAAGAAGCGGTGGACGCGCTTATTGATAATGCAATGCGCCGTGGTTCGCAGACCGCTCAAGCAACAGCTGCGGCCTCACGAAGGGAGCTCAAGTCGCTCGCAGAAAACCTAAAAGGCAAGCAGGGACTCTTCCGCCAGAACCTCCTAGGTAAGCGTGTCGACTACTCCGGCCGTTCGGTCATTGTCGTCGGTCCTAACTTGCGTTTGAACCAATGCGGTCTCCCCAAGCACATGGCGCTTGAACTTTTCCGCCCGTTCATTATTTCAAAGATGCTTGCGCGCGAGATGGCGTTCAACATTCGCGGCGCAAACCGTCTCATCGAAGAGGCGGGCCCGGAGGTGTGGGCAATCCTTGAAGAAGTCATTAGCGACAAGTACGTGCTTTTGAACCGTGCGCCAACACTCCACCGTCTTGGTATCCAGGCGTTTAAGCCGATACTGATCGAGACCAACGCTATCGAACTCCACCCACTCGTGTGTCCGGCATTCAACGCGGACTTCGACGGTGACCAAATGGCGGTTCATGTGCCCCTTTCTGCCAAGGCGCAAGAAGAAGCGCGCACACTCATGGCCGCCGACAAAAACATTTTGAAACCAGGCAATGCAGAACCAACTATTTCCGCAAAGCTTCTCGACATCGTGCTCGGCTGTTTCTGGGTAACCAAGATGATTCCCGGCGCAAAGGGCGAGGGAATGATATTCCACTCACCGAATGCGGCAATTACTGCCTACGACTACTTTGCTGTTGATCTCCGTGCGTCTATTAAAGTACTCGGCACAGACAGCCCCAAGTACAGAGCATTTGACGGCAAGCCGTTCGAGACGACAATCGGCCGCCTTCTTTTCAACAGCATCTTGCCCAAGGACTACCCGTACATCAACGCAGAAATCGGGAGAAAGATTGTGGCTGAGATCATGGCCGATCTTATCGATGTGTACGAGTTTGAGCGCGTAGCAAGCATTCTCGACCGGATCAAAGACTTCGGCTTTAAGTTTGCGACACACTCGGGTATTACATGGAGCTACTCCGACATGAAGATCCCGAAAGAAAAAGAGGCGATCATTGCAGCTGCACTTTCCGAGACAGAGATTTTAGCCGTGCAGTACAACGAAGGTCTCTTGTCTGACGAGGAACGCTATCGCAAGGCAATCGAAATCTGGCAACGCGCCAAGATGGCGGTTGAAGAGAGAATGCCGCACACACTCGACCAGAATGGTCCTGTCTACGACATGTGGAAGTCTGGTGCCCGAGGACAAATCGGACAGATTACACAGATGTCCGGTATGAAGGGTCTCATCACCAACACAGTCGGGCGCATTCTCGAGCACCCCGTTATTTCCTCATACAAAGAGGGTTTGACCCCAATTGAATACTTCATCACCACACACGGTGCCCGATACGGGCTCACAACAACGGCACTCCAAACTGCACGCGCTGGGTATCTGACCCGACGTCTTGTCGACGTGGCGCAGGACCTCATCATCATGGACGATGACTGTGGCGACCGCACAGGGAGAAAGGTAGAACGCCAAAAGAGCGGTACAGAAATCGGTACGGAATTGAGCAAAGCCATTATGGGTAGGGTGCTTGCCAAAGATGTCGTCAAGGAAGATGGCTCAGTACTCTACTCGAAGGGAACAGTTTTGCGAGGCAAAGACGTCGCGCGAGTCGAGAAAGAAAGCGCGGGAGAGATATTTGTACGAACTCCTCTTACCTGCAAGGCTACACACGGACTCTGCCGCAGCTGTTACGGTCTTGATCTTGGACGCTACAAACTCGTCGAAAAAGGCGAAGCGGTCGGCATTATCGCCGCGCAAGCCATCGGTGAACCGGGAACACAACTTACCATGCGCACCTTCCACCTTGGAGGTGTTGCGGGCGAAGACATTACCATGGGTCTTCCGCGTGTCGAAGAAATCTTCGAGCGACGCCCTCCGAAGAACCCAGCTATCATAACCAAAACAGGAGGCACTGTGCTTGAGATAAAGAAAGAGAAGACCGGGGAACGCACCATCATTGTTGCGCCAGACGTAGAGGGTAAGAGCAAAAAGAGCGACACCATCGCCTACGCTATACCATATGGTCGTACTCCTGCTGTGAAAGAAGGCGCCGAAGTGGCCAAGGGCGACTTCTTGACCGACGGTTCCGCCGATCTTACTGAGCTCTTCAAGTACGGCGGCAAAGAACGCGCCGAGGAGTATATCGTGAGCGAAATTGCGCGTGTCTACGACCTCCAGGGTGCGTCTGTCTCTCGAAAGCACATCGAGGTTATTGTTCGCCAAATGCTCTCTCGCCGTCGCATCAAAGAAACAGGAAGCACCAAGTTCTCTGTTGGCGACATTATCGAAGAAGTGCACATGAACGAAGAGAATGAGCGTGTTGTCGAGGAGGGGGGCGAAGAGGCAAAGGGAGAACGGCTTATTCTCGGCATCTCTGATGTGGCCCTTTCAACCAAGAGTTTCCTTTCGTCGGCATCATTCCAGAACACAACCAAGGTACTCATTCGCGCGGCACTCCGTGGCGCGACAGACGCACTCCGCGGTATCAAGGAAAACGTCATTATTGGTCGCCTTATTCCTGCAGGCACCGGCTTTCGACATGTGGCCAAAGAAGAGGTAGTCGAAGAAGAAGCCGAGGAAGAGACTGAAGAAGTAAAGGCGTAG